The DNA segment CAATAATTTTAGATATTGAACTTTTTCCGGTAGACGAGTACCCATCGATTGCTATAACAGGTTTTTTCATGGCACAAATTTCCAGATTTTTTATTAAAAACCAAGTAAAGTTTGAGGATTTTATTGATGATGATATGCATCAAGCTGTATAAAAGTATTAGAACCGGCTTTCCATCAAATATTTAAATTAAAAATCCCCGAATAAATTCAGGGATATATGTAAATGATTTTGTTTTAATTATTCTCCGGCATGGCTTACAAGATCTACCGAAACACCAATCTGATTAACATTGGTTGAATTATGATATCTTACATGGGCATAATCGATTCGGAATCTTGATAATTTAATGCCAAATCCGGCTGAAAGCCCTGAGAAATTTCTCTGATCTGCCACTGCCAGTTCATTTCCGCGTTTTACATTATATCCCAGCCTGATATTGAATCCTTTTTCAGGGAACAGTTCTGCACCAATAGAGAAATGATCGGCAATTTTTCTTCCCACATTTACTTCCTGACCGTTTACGTTGTATTGTGAAGAAATATCGAATTCCTGAAGATCGTGTGCCGTAATGGTAATCGCCAGCGGAATAGCTTTTAAAATCCTGGTGTATCCCAAATCTACGCGAAAAGGAAGATTTTCCCTGGTTCCGTTGAATGATTTAAACTGATATCCAAAATTTCTGAATACCAGAGAGGCCGTTTCTTTGTTCTTTTTATTATGATACGTAATTCCTGCGTTTCCTGATATGGCAGAAGAGGTGTAGTTATCAATCTTAGAAGTGATAAAATTTAATCCTCCGCCTATCGTCCAGTTTTCTTCAAACTGATAGGCATATCCAGCACCAATGGCAACATCGGAAGCCTTGAATGTGCCGTTTTCGAAACCACTTTCATCGGTTCTCGGAATGTCTCCATAGCTCATATACCTTGCATTAATGGTAGCCATATGACCGTTGTCAAAATCTTTGGCATAGGCTATTGTTCCGTATTTGGAATCGGCAAGATATGCTGCAGCATTCACGGAAAGCTGGTTATCGGAATCTTTATTGAGCAATGAGGGGTTTGCAATGGCAAAGGAAACATCATGATCTCTTACAGAAATTGCATCGCCGCCAAGAGCAGCCTGTCTCGCAGAAACCGGAATATTCAAAAACGGGTAAACGTTTGTTCCTGTTTGTGCATAAGAAACAATCCCTGACAGAAATAATGAAAAAATGACAATTTTCTTCAATTCAGTTTATTAGTAATGCAAAAATAATCCTTTTTCGTACTTTTCAAAATATTTCTCACATTATTTACCGGTAAATTTTAAGTTTTTTAAAAATTATGGTTTTATCGTTAAATCCTGAAGGTTTTTGAAACCTTAAAGCTGTGTTGGGAATATCTTTCAAAATAGCCATTTAAACAAGATTTAAAAATTTAATCCAGAATTAAAAATCAACCTTATTAATGATTATATTTGCAAAGTCAAATTTCTGACAAACCAACAGATAAAATTTATTTAATAATAAAGATGAAATATAAAAGAATCCTTCTGAAACTTAGTGGTGAAGCCTTAATGGGAAACAGACAATATGGTATTGACAACGAAAGACTTCAGGAATACGCGGCCGAGATCAAAAAAGTAGTGGACAAAGGTTGCGAAATTGCCATTGTGATTGGAGGAGGAAATATTTTCCGTGGTGTGGCAGGAGCTGCAAAAGGAATGGACAGAGTACAGGGCGACTATATGGGAATGCTTGCAACGGTAATCAACGGAATGGCACTACAGGGAGCTTTGGAAGATGCCGGCATTAAAACAAGATTACAGTCTGCCATCGAAATGGACAAAGTAGCGGAACCTTTCATCAAAAGAAGAGCCGTAAGACATCTTGAAAAGGGAAGAGTGGTGATTTTCGGGGCAGGAACAGGAAATCCTTATTTCACAACCGACACAGCGGCAACATTAAGAGCAATCGAAATCGGAGCTGATGTTATTTTAAAGGGAACAAGGGTAGACGGAATTTATGACAGTGATCCTGAAAAAAATGTAAACGCCGTAAAATATAATTCATTATCTTTCGACGAAGTTTATGCCAAAAATCTTAAAGTAATGGATATGACTGCTTTTACTTTAAGTCACGAAAATAAATTGCCGATTATCGTTTTTGATATGAACAAAGACGGAAATCTTGAAAGAATTGTAGACGGAGAAGCTGTTGGTACTTTAGTTGATTTGTAATTGCTTATTACTCATCACTAATCATTTATATTAATGTGTAACTTATCAAATTTTTATTATATAATGGAAGAATTAGATCTTATAGTAGAGTCTGTGCAACACGATATGGAAGCGGCTGTTAAGCACCTGGATCATGCATTTCAAAGAATCAGAGCGGGACGTGCGTCTACAAATATGGTTCAGGATGTAATGGTAGAATATTACGGGGCAATGACTCCCATCAACCAGGTAGCCAATGTTTCTATTCCGGATGCCATGACGATTTCTATTCAACCTTGGGATGCTAAAGCAATTAATGATATTGAGAAAGCCATCATTAATTCTAATCTTGGTTTTGCTCCTTCCAATAACGGGATCAATATTATTCTTAATGTTCCGCCGTTAACGGAAGAGAGAAGAAGAGAGCTGGCAAAACAGGCCAAATCTGAAACTGAAGATACGAAAGTTGTAGTAAGAAATGCAAGACAAAACGGTCTGAAAGAGCTTAAAAAGCTGGATGGTGTTTCTGAAGATGTTATTAAAGGTATCGAAGCTGATATCCAGGTTCTTACCGATAAATATGTGAAAATTTGTGATGAACATCTTAAAACAAAAGAAGCTGAAATTATGAAAGTATAATTTTCAGTTTTTTAAATAAATAAAGCGGCTTTTAGGCCGCTTTTTGTTTTGATGTGTTATTAATTAATTATTGGGCTCTGCAATTACAATATAGCCTATGAATAACGACGGATCAGTAGAAGAATACTGCTTCATCAGAGCAATCTTACTTTTTGTAGTGATCCAGATATGTACGGGGATATCATTTTTAATCGATTTTTTAAAATTCTGAGTATATCGGTCTTTCATATCTGTATTCCCCTCGGAATATGTAGGTGCTGAATAATATTTGGCCAGATAATTATAAAGGTATTCCTTATCCATCTGCTTAATCTGCGTATCAGTATAACTGTACATATTATCCCAAATATTAGTTACTAAAACATAAGGATGCTGATTTTCAAAACCGTTGAAAAAGC comes from the Chryseobacterium nepalense genome and includes:
- the porQ gene encoding type IX secretion system protein PorQ, producing the protein MKKIVIFSLFLSGIVSYAQTGTNVYPFLNIPVSARQAALGGDAISVRDHDVSFAIANPSLLNKDSDNQLSVNAAAYLADSKYGTIAYAKDFDNGHMATINARYMSYGDIPRTDESGFENGTFKASDVAIGAGYAYQFEENWTIGGGLNFITSKIDNYTSSAISGNAGITYHNKKNKETASLVFRNFGYQFKSFNGTRENLPFRVDLGYTRILKAIPLAITITAHDLQEFDISSQYNVNGQEVNVGRKIADHFSIGAELFPEKGFNIRLGYNVKRGNELAVADQRNFSGLSAGFGIKLSRFRIDYAHVRYHNSTNVNQIGVSVDLVSHAGE
- the pyrH gene encoding UMP kinase, whose translation is MKYKRILLKLSGEALMGNRQYGIDNERLQEYAAEIKKVVDKGCEIAIVIGGGNIFRGVAGAAKGMDRVQGDYMGMLATVINGMALQGALEDAGIKTRLQSAIEMDKVAEPFIKRRAVRHLEKGRVVIFGAGTGNPYFTTDTAATLRAIEIGADVILKGTRVDGIYDSDPEKNVNAVKYNSLSFDEVYAKNLKVMDMTAFTLSHENKLPIIVFDMNKDGNLERIVDGEAVGTLVDL
- the frr gene encoding ribosome recycling factor, producing the protein MEELDLIVESVQHDMEAAVKHLDHAFQRIRAGRASTNMVQDVMVEYYGAMTPINQVANVSIPDAMTISIQPWDAKAINDIEKAIINSNLGFAPSNNGINIILNVPPLTEERRRELAKQAKSETEDTKVVVRNARQNGLKELKKLDGVSEDVIKGIEADIQVLTDKYVKICDEHLKTKEAEIMKV